Proteins encoded in a region of the Rhizobium sp. CC-YZS058 genome:
- a CDS encoding 2-oxoglutarate dehydrogenase E1 component: MARQEANEQFQLTSFLDGANASYIEQLYARYETDPSSVSGEWQSFFKALADNPEDVVKAAKGASWKKAHWPATPRDELTSALDGDWGTVEKVVEKKVKAKAEEKAAATGVAASPEDVHQATRDSIRALMLIRAYRMRGHLHAKLDPLGIAAPVDDYHELSPSNYGFGPEDMDRKIFLDNVLGMDYATMREIIEILERTYCSTLGVEFMHISDPEIKGWIQARIEGPGKAVDFTPEGKKAILQKLIEAEGFEQFIDVKYKGTKRFGLDGGEALIPALEQIIKRGGQEGLEQIVLGMAHRGRLNVLTNVMGKPHRAVFHEFKGGSYAPDDVEGSGDVKYHLGASSDREFDGNKVHLSLTANPSHLEIVNPVVMGKARAKQDQLAKVWEGDIIPLKERSKVLPLLLHGDAAFAGQGVTAEILGLSGLRGHRVGGTVHFIINNQIGFTTNPAFSRSSPYPSDMAKMIEAPIFHVNGDDPQAVTYAAKIAIEFRMKFHKPVVVDMFCYRRFGHNEGDEPAFTQPKMYKVIRSHKTVVSLYAARLIEEGLLTEGEVEKMKADWRARLEQEFEAGQSYKPNKADWLDGAWSGLRAADNQDEQRRGKTSVPMKSLKEIGRKLATVPEGFNVHRTIQRFMDNRAQMVETGEGIDWAMAEALAFGSLAVEGTKIRLSGQDCERGTFSQRHSVLYDQETEERYIPLANLSPSQARYEVINSMLSEEAVLGFEYGYSLARPNALTLWEAQFGDFANGAQVVFDQFISSGERKWLRMSGLVCLLPHGYEGQGPEHSSARLERWLQMCAEDNMQVANVTTPANYFHILRRQVKRDFRKPLIMMTPKSLLRHKRAVSSLSEMAGETSFHRLLWDDAEVIKDGPIKLQKDAKIRRVVLCTGKVYYDLLEEREKRGIDDIYLLRIEQLYPFPAKALINELSRFRHAEMVWCQEEPKNMGAWSFIDPYLEWVLAHIDAKYQRVRYTGRPAAASPATGLMSKHLAQLAAFLEDALGG; encoded by the coding sequence ATGGCAAGGCAAGAGGCCAACGAGCAATTCCAGCTGACGTCGTTTCTGGACGGCGCCAATGCGAGCTATATCGAGCAGCTCTATGCGCGCTACGAAACCGACCCCTCGTCGGTTTCCGGCGAGTGGCAGTCCTTCTTCAAGGCACTGGCTGACAATCCCGAGGACGTGGTGAAGGCTGCCAAGGGCGCCTCCTGGAAGAAGGCCCACTGGCCCGCCACGCCGCGCGACGAGCTGACCTCGGCGCTGGATGGCGATTGGGGCACGGTCGAGAAGGTCGTCGAGAAGAAGGTCAAGGCGAAGGCCGAGGAAAAGGCAGCCGCCACCGGCGTTGCCGCCTCTCCAGAAGACGTCCACCAGGCAACGCGCGATTCGATCCGCGCCCTCATGCTGATCCGCGCCTACCGCATGCGCGGCCATCTTCATGCCAAGCTCGACCCGCTCGGCATCGCCGCGCCGGTGGACGACTATCACGAGCTGTCCCCCTCCAATTATGGCTTCGGCCCGGAGGACATGGACCGCAAGATCTTCCTCGATAACGTGCTCGGCATGGATTACGCCACGATGCGCGAGATCATCGAGATTCTCGAGCGGACCTATTGCTCGACGCTCGGCGTCGAGTTCATGCATATTTCCGATCCGGAGATCAAAGGCTGGATCCAGGCGCGCATCGAAGGGCCGGGCAAGGCCGTCGACTTCACGCCCGAGGGCAAGAAGGCGATCCTGCAGAAGCTGATCGAGGCCGAAGGGTTCGAGCAGTTCATCGACGTCAAGTACAAGGGCACCAAGCGCTTCGGTCTCGACGGCGGCGAAGCGCTGATCCCGGCGCTCGAGCAGATCATCAAGCGCGGCGGCCAGGAAGGGCTCGAACAGATCGTTCTTGGCATGGCCCACCGCGGCCGCCTGAACGTGCTGACCAACGTCATGGGCAAGCCGCACCGCGCCGTGTTCCACGAGTTCAAGGGCGGTTCCTATGCGCCGGACGACGTGGAAGGTTCGGGCGACGTGAAGTATCACCTCGGCGCCTCGTCCGACCGCGAGTTCGACGGCAACAAGGTGCATCTGTCGCTGACGGCCAACCCCTCGCATCTCGAAATCGTCAACCCGGTCGTCATGGGCAAGGCGCGCGCCAAGCAGGACCAGCTGGCCAAGGTCTGGGAAGGCGATATCATTCCGCTCAAGGAGCGCTCCAAGGTTCTGCCGCTGCTGCTGCACGGCGATGCGGCCTTTGCGGGCCAGGGCGTCACGGCCGAAATCCTTGGCCTCTCCGGCCTGCGCGGCCACCGCGTCGGCGGCACCGTGCATTTCATCATCAACAACCAGATCGGCTTCACCACCAATCCGGCCTTCTCGCGCTCCTCGCCCTATCCGTCCGACATGGCGAAGATGATCGAGGCGCCGATCTTCCATGTGAACGGCGACGATCCGCAAGCGGTGACCTATGCCGCCAAGATCGCCATCGAATTCCGCATGAAGTTCCACAAGCCGGTGGTCGTGGACATGTTCTGCTACCGCCGCTTCGGCCACAATGAAGGCGACGAGCCCGCCTTCACCCAGCCGAAGATGTACAAGGTGATTCGCAGCCACAAGACCGTCGTCAGCCTCTATGCCGCCCGGCTGATCGAGGAAGGCCTCCTCACCGAAGGCGAAGTCGAGAAGATGAAGGCCGATTGGCGGGCCCGCCTCGAACAGGAGTTCGAGGCGGGCCAGTCCTACAAGCCGAACAAGGCCGACTGGCTGGACGGCGCCTGGTCCGGCCTGCGCGCCGCCGACAATCAGGACGAACAGCGCCGCGGCAAGACCTCGGTGCCGATGAAGAGCCTGAAGGAAATCGGCCGCAAGCTCGCGACCGTGCCGGAGGGCTTCAATGTCCACCGCACGATCCAGCGCTTCATGGACAACCGCGCCCAGATGGTGGAAACCGGCGAAGGGATCGACTGGGCGATGGCCGAGGCGCTGGCTTTCGGCTCGCTCGCGGTCGAAGGCACCAAGATCCGCCTGTCCGGCCAGGATTGCGAACGCGGCACCTTCTCGCAGCGCCACTCGGTTCTCTACGATCAGGAAACCGAGGAGCGCTATATCCCGCTCGCCAATCTTTCGCCGAGCCAGGCGCGCTACGAGGTCATCAATTCGATGCTCTCGGAAGAAGCGGTGCTCGGCTTCGAATATGGCTATTCGCTTGCCCGCCCGAATGCGCTGACGCTGTGGGAAGCCCAGTTCGGCGACTTCGCCAACGGCGCCCAGGTGGTGTTCGATCAGTTCATCTCGTCGGGCGAACGCAAGTGGCTGCGCATGTCCGGTCTCGTCTGCCTCCTGCCGCATGGCTATGAGGGTCAGGGTCCGGAACATTCCTCCGCCCGTCTGGAGCGCTGGCTGCAGATGTGCGCCGAGGACAATATGCAGGTCGCCAATGTCACTACGCCGGCGAACTATTTCCACATCCTGCGCCGCCAGGTGAAGCGCGACTTCCGCAAGCCGCTGATCATGATGACGCCCAAGTCCCTGCTGCGCCACAAGCGGGCTGTCTCCAGCCTGTCGGAAATGGCCGGCGAGACCTCGTTCCACCGCCTGCTGTGGGACGATGCCGAGGTGATCAAGGACGGTCCGATCAAGCTGCAGAAGGACGCCAAGATCCGCCGCGTCGTGCTGTGCACCGGCAAGGTCTATTACGACCTTCTGGAAGAGCGCGAAAAGCGGGGCATCGACGACATCTACCTGCTGCGCATCGAGCAGCTCTATCCCTTCCCGGCCAAGGCGCTCATCAACGAGCTCTCGCGCTTCCGCCATGCGGAAATGGTCTGGTGCCAGGAAGAGCCGAAGAACATGGGCGCCTGGTCCTTCATCGACCCCTATCTGGAGTGGGTGCTGGCCCATATCGACGCCAAGTATCAGCGCGTGCGCTATACCGGCCGTCCCGCAGCCGCTTCGCCGGCCACGGGCCTGATGTCGAAGCACCTCGCCCAGCTCGCCGCCTTCCTGGAAGATGCGCTCGGGGGCTGA
- the odhB gene encoding 2-oxoglutarate dehydrogenase complex dihydrolipoyllysine-residue succinyltransferase, protein MATEIRVPTLGESVSEATVGTWFKKVGETVNADEPLLELETDKVTIEVPAPAAGTLTEIVANAGETVGLGALLGQIAEGAGAASAAPAAKPAESAAPAPAAPAASAPAAPAPAAIPASTMPPAPAAAKLMTENNMQAGDVEGSGKRGQVLKGDVIAAVSRGFTTAPAPAADAAKAPSRGPSNAEDAPREERVKMTRLRQTIARRLKDAQNTAAMLTTYNEVDMKAVMDLRTKYKDVFEKKHGVKLGFMGFFTKAVTHALKELPAVNAEIDGTDIIYKNFCHVGMAVGTDKGLVVPVIRDADQLSIAGIEKELGRLAKAARDGSLSMADMQGGTFTITNGGVYGSLMSSPILNAPQSGILGMHKIQERPVVVGGQIVIRPMMYLALSYDHRIVDGKEAVTFLVRVKESLEDPERLVLDL, encoded by the coding sequence ATGGCCACCGAAATCCGCGTACCCACCCTCGGCGAATCCGTCAGCGAAGCCACTGTCGGCACCTGGTTCAAGAAGGTCGGCGAGACCGTCAATGCCGATGAACCGCTGCTCGAGCTCGAAACCGACAAGGTGACGATCGAAGTTCCGGCGCCGGCCGCCGGCACCCTGACCGAGATCGTCGCCAATGCCGGCGAAACCGTCGGCCTCGGCGCCCTCCTGGGCCAGATCGCCGAAGGTGCCGGCGCTGCGTCTGCCGCGCCTGCCGCAAAGCCGGCCGAGAGCGCTGCACCGGCCCCGGCCGCTCCTGCCGCTTCGGCACCCGCTGCCCCGGCACCGGCCGCCATACCGGCCAGCACCATGCCGCCGGCTCCGGCTGCCGCCAAGCTGATGACCGAGAACAACATGCAGGCCGGCGATGTCGAAGGCTCCGGCAAGCGCGGACAGGTGCTGAAGGGTGATGTGATCGCCGCCGTCAGCCGCGGTTTCACGACCGCACCGGCTCCGGCCGCCGACGCTGCCAAGGCCCCGTCGCGCGGGCCGTCCAACGCCGAGGATGCGCCACGCGAAGAGCGGGTGAAGATGACGCGCCTGCGCCAGACCATCGCCCGCCGCCTCAAGGACGCGCAGAACACGGCCGCCATGCTGACCACCTATAACGAGGTGGACATGAAGGCGGTCATGGACCTGCGCACCAAGTACAAGGACGTCTTCGAGAAGAAGCATGGCGTGAAGCTCGGCTTCATGGGCTTCTTCACCAAGGCGGTCACGCATGCGCTGAAGGAACTGCCGGCCGTCAACGCCGAGATCGACGGCACCGACATCATCTACAAGAACTTCTGCCATGTCGGCATGGCCGTCGGCACCGACAAGGGTCTGGTCGTTCCGGTCATCCGCGATGCCGATCAGCTCTCGATCGCCGGCATCGAGAAGGAGCTGGGCCGCCTCGCCAAGGCCGCGCGCGACGGCTCGCTCTCCATGGCCGACATGCAGGGCGGCACCTTCACCATCACCAATGGCGGCGTCTACGGCTCGCTGATGTCCTCGCCGATCCTGAACGCCCCGCAGTCGGGCATTCTCGGCATGCACAAGATCCAGGAGCGCCCGGTCGTCGTCGGCGGCCAGATCGTCATCCGCCCGATGATGTATCTGGCGCTCTCCTACGACCACCGGATCGTCGACGGCAAGGAAGCCGTGACCTTCCTGGTGCGCGTCAAGGAAAGCCTCGAGGATCCGGAACGCCTGGTTCTCGATCTCTGA
- a CDS encoding MAPEG family protein, giving the protein MDIASLAASPLLTVLAWSVVLLVVQIGLQGQLATAEMGLGWNAGPRDEERAPKGKLAGRAARASKNLQETYPAFVGLVLAVAMTGDPSGWGLTAAWAWLACRILYVPLYLAGVPYIRSLVWLGSLAALLVMAALLIV; this is encoded by the coding sequence ATGGATATCGCCTCGCTCGCCGCCTCCCCGCTTCTCACCGTTCTCGCCTGGAGTGTCGTGCTTCTCGTGGTGCAGATCGGCCTGCAGGGGCAACTGGCCACCGCGGAAATGGGGCTCGGCTGGAATGCCGGTCCGCGCGACGAAGAGCGCGCGCCGAAGGGCAAGCTGGCCGGCCGCGCCGCGCGCGCCTCGAAGAACCTGCAGGAAACCTATCCGGCCTTTGTGGGCCTCGTCCTTGCGGTCGCGATGACCGGCGATCCGAGCGGCTGGGGACTGACGGCTGCCTGGGCCTGGCTCGCCTGCCGCATTCTCTACGTGCCGCTCTACCTTGCCGGCGTGCCCTATATCCGCTCGCTCGTCTGGCTGGGCTCGCTGGCTGCGTTGCTCGTCATGGCGGCGCTGCTGATCGTCTGA
- a CDS encoding LysE family transporter, whose protein sequence is MHPYLVELASLMAIFGFAIVSPGADLAMVMRQSILKGRRAAILTSFGIGTSLMVHVTYTILGLGLLISQSIALFNLVKWCGVAYLVYIGVKALRAQKADLSVASEPAVDVRSQSALKAFGLGFMANALNPKPVFFFLSIFSTVVSAATPIPVKFGYGLVMATCLILWFVGVSLFMTTPAMRARFTRISHWIDRASGLVFIALGLKLATEKAG, encoded by the coding sequence CTGCACCCCTATCTCGTCGAACTCGCCTCCCTGATGGCGATCTTCGGCTTTGCCATCGTTTCGCCCGGCGCGGACCTGGCCATGGTCATGCGCCAGTCGATCCTGAAGGGCCGGCGCGCCGCCATTCTCACCTCCTTCGGCATCGGCACCTCGCTGATGGTGCATGTCACCTACACGATCCTTGGCCTCGGCCTTTTGATCTCGCAATCGATCGCGCTGTTCAACCTCGTCAAATGGTGTGGCGTCGCCTACCTGGTCTATATCGGCGTGAAAGCGCTGCGGGCGCAGAAGGCGGATCTGTCCGTGGCGTCCGAGCCTGCTGTCGATGTCCGCAGCCAATCGGCGCTCAAAGCCTTCGGGCTCGGCTTCATGGCCAATGCGCTCAATCCGAAGCCGGTGTTCTTCTTCCTGTCGATCTTCTCCACCGTGGTCAGCGCGGCCACCCCGATCCCGGTCAAGTTCGGCTATGGCCTCGTCATGGCCACCTGCCTGATCCTCTGGTTCGTCGGCGTCAGCCTGTTCATGACCACGCCGGCCATGCGCGCCCGCTTCACCCGCATCAGCCACTGGATCGACCGCGCCAGCGGCCTGGTCTTCATCGCACTCGGCCTGAAGCTCGCTACCGAAAAGGCGGGCTGA
- a CDS encoding SDR family oxidoreductase gives MTDRKVLLVTGGSRGIGASVALKAAARDWAVVINYARDREAAETVAAAINEAGGSALTVPGDISREEDLAAIFSLVDHAFGRLDGLVNNAGVVDKPARIDEMSRARLERMFAINTIGAIRVAAESVRRMSTRNSGRGGAIVNISSMAAVLGSANQYVDYAAAKGAIDTLTIGLAREVADEGIRVNAVRPGIIDTEIHASGGLPDRVRDLAASIPMKRAGGPDEVADAVLYLLSPEASYVTGAILNVSGGR, from the coding sequence ATGACCGACCGCAAGGTTCTGCTCGTGACCGGCGGAAGCCGCGGAATCGGCGCCAGCGTGGCGCTGAAGGCCGCGGCGCGCGACTGGGCTGTCGTCATCAATTATGCGCGCGACCGCGAAGCGGCCGAGACGGTGGCGGCGGCGATCAACGAGGCCGGCGGCTCGGCGCTGACCGTTCCCGGAGACATTTCGCGCGAGGAGGATCTCGCGGCGATCTTCTCCCTGGTCGACCACGCCTTCGGTCGGCTGGATGGGCTGGTGAACAATGCCGGCGTGGTCGACAAGCCGGCGCGGATCGACGAGATGAGCCGCGCCCGCCTTGAGCGCATGTTCGCGATCAACACGATCGGCGCCATCCGCGTCGCGGCGGAATCGGTGCGGCGCATGTCCACCCGAAACAGCGGGCGCGGCGGTGCGATCGTCAACATTTCGTCCATGGCAGCCGTGCTCGGATCGGCGAACCAGTATGTCGATTACGCCGCCGCCAAGGGCGCCATCGACACGCTGACCATCGGCCTTGCGCGCGAAGTGGCTGATGAGGGCATCCGCGTCAATGCCGTGCGCCCCGGCATCATCGACACCGAGATCCATGCCTCCGGCGGGCTGCCGGATCGCGTGCGCGATTTGGCGGCAAGCATTCCGATGAAGCGAGCGGGCGGGCCGGATGAGGTCGCCGATGCCGTTCTCTATCTCCTGTCTCCCGAAGCGTCCTACGTGACGGGGGCCATTCTCAATGTTTCCGGCGGCAGGTAG
- the lpdA gene encoding dihydrolipoyl dehydrogenase — translation MSYDVIVIGTGPGGYVCAVKAAQLGLKVAVVEKRATFGGTCLNIGCIPSKALLHASEMFHAAGHMDSLGIEVEAPRLNLPKMMDHKDATVKSNVDGVAFLFKKNKIDTFQGTGKVAGTGRVVVTAEGGESQTLETKAIVIATGSDVAGIPGVPVEIDETVIVSSTGGIALSQVPGHMVVVGGGVIGLELGSVWSRLGAKVTVVEYLDTILGGMDGEVSKQFQRILAKQGVEFHLGAKVTGVTRAGDGASVTFEPVKGGEAQTLAADVVLVATGRKPFTAGLGLEEAGVALDNRGRIEIDGHFRTNVEGVYAIGDVVKGPMLAHKAEDEGVALAEILAGQAGHVNYDVIPGVVYTQPEVASVGKTEEELKAAGIAYKVGKFPFSANGRARAMQATDGFVKILADKETDRVLGGHIIGFGAGEMIHEITVLMEFGGSSEDLGRTCHAHPTMSEAVKEAALATFFKPIHM, via the coding sequence ATGTCCTATGATGTCATCGTGATCGGCACCGGCCCGGGGGGCTATGTCTGTGCGGTCAAGGCGGCCCAGCTGGGCTTGAAGGTGGCCGTGGTGGAAAAGCGCGCCACCTTCGGCGGCACCTGCCTCAACATCGGCTGCATCCCCTCCAAGGCTCTGCTGCACGCTTCCGAAATGTTCCATGCCGCCGGCCATATGGACAGTCTCGGCATCGAGGTCGAGGCGCCGCGGCTGAACCTGCCGAAGATGATGGACCACAAGGATGCCACGGTGAAGTCGAATGTCGACGGCGTCGCCTTCCTCTTCAAGAAGAACAAGATCGACACCTTCCAGGGCACCGGCAAGGTGGCCGGCACCGGCCGCGTCGTCGTGACTGCCGAGGGCGGCGAAAGCCAGACGCTGGAGACCAAGGCCATCGTGATCGCCACCGGATCGGACGTCGCCGGCATTCCGGGCGTCCCGGTCGAGATCGACGAAACGGTCATCGTCTCCTCCACCGGCGGCATCGCGCTCAGCCAGGTGCCGGGCCATATGGTCGTGGTCGGCGGTGGCGTCATCGGGCTGGAGCTCGGCTCCGTCTGGTCGCGCCTCGGCGCCAAGGTCACCGTCGTCGAATATCTCGACACCATTCTCGGCGGCATGGACGGCGAGGTCTCCAAGCAGTTCCAGCGCATTCTCGCCAAGCAGGGCGTCGAGTTCCATCTGGGCGCCAAGGTCACCGGCGTAACCCGCGCCGGAGACGGCGCCAGCGTCACCTTCGAGCCGGTCAAGGGTGGCGAGGCGCAGACGCTGGCCGCCGACGTCGTGCTGGTTGCGACCGGCCGCAAGCCGTTCACCGCGGGGCTCGGTCTCGAGGAAGCGGGCGTCGCGCTCGACAATCGCGGCCGGATCGAGATCGACGGCCACTTCCGCACCAATGTCGAAGGGGTCTATGCGATCGGCGACGTGGTGAAGGGCCCGATGCTCGCCCACAAGGCCGAAGACGAGGGCGTGGCACTGGCCGAAATCCTCGCCGGACAGGCCGGCCATGTGAACTACGACGTCATCCCGGGCGTGGTCTATACCCAGCCGGAGGTCGCCTCCGTCGGCAAGACCGAAGAGGAGCTGAAGGCGGCAGGCATCGCCTACAAGGTCGGCAAGTTCCCCTTCTCCGCCAATGGCCGCGCCCGCGCCATGCAGGCGACCGATGGTTTCGTCAAGATCCTTGCCGACAAGGAGACCGACCGCGTGCTCGGCGGCCACATCATCGGCTTCGGCGCCGGCGAGATGATCCACGAGATCACCGTGCTCATGGAGTTCGGCGGCTCGTCCGAAGATCTCGGCCGCACCTGCCACGCGCACCCGACCATGTCGGAAGCCGTGAAGGAGGCAGCCCTCGCCACCTTCTTCAAGCCGATCCATATGTAA
- a CDS encoding cytochrome b, with product MTPQSFSLSQRVLHWTTVLLVLFNLLASEDMEHWWRAVRRGTEPAPDLLTGANLHAYVGIALLALTLLRLVLRVLRGVPADPAVEPAPFRLLARLTHAGLYILLIAMPLAGMAAYYGGVAQAGELHGELMKTALWILIGLHVAGALAHQFYWKTDVLRRMTVGG from the coding sequence ATGACCCCACAATCCTTCAGCCTGTCGCAGCGTGTCCTCCACTGGACGACCGTGCTGCTTGTCCTCTTCAATCTGCTGGCATCAGAGGACATGGAGCACTGGTGGCGGGCTGTTCGTCGTGGGACGGAGCCGGCGCCCGATCTGCTGACCGGCGCCAATCTTCATGCCTATGTGGGGATCGCGCTTCTGGCGTTGACGCTTCTTCGCCTGGTGCTGCGCGTCCTTCGCGGCGTTCCCGCTGATCCCGCCGTCGAGCCCGCCCCGTTCCGCCTGCTTGCCCGCCTCACCCATGCCGGGCTCTATATCCTTCTGATCGCCATGCCTCTCGCCGGCATGGCCGCCTATTACGGCGGCGTTGCGCAGGCAGGCGAACTGCATGGCGAGCTGATGAAGACGGCCCTCTGGATCCTGATCGGCCTCCACGTCGCCGGCGCGCTGGCCCATCAGTTCTATTGGAAAACCGATGTGCTACGGCGGATGACGGTGGGCGGCTGA
- a CDS encoding L,D-transpeptidase family protein has protein sequence MRKRRSQPAKSPPPIIVRPAPGRPTHALVTVAGRVEQAAIGRSGRTARKREGDGATPIAAMALLDGYVRRDRLRTVTSRLPLTPIDPQLLWCDAPGHPIYNRPTRRPLSASHERMARADGLYDVCLVMDWNIRQRRRNAGSAIFFHLIRPGYQPTEGCIAVSLPTMRRILKVARRGTVVQVVG, from the coding sequence CTGCGCAAGCGCCGTTCACAGCCTGCCAAGAGCCCGCCGCCGATCATCGTCCGCCCCGCCCCCGGCCGGCCGACGCATGCGCTGGTCACCGTTGCCGGCCGGGTGGAGCAGGCAGCCATCGGGCGCAGCGGCCGGACGGCGCGCAAGCGCGAGGGCGACGGCGCAACGCCGATTGCCGCCATGGCGCTCCTGGATGGCTATGTGCGGCGCGATCGTCTTCGAACGGTCACCTCTCGCTTGCCGCTGACGCCGATCGACCCGCAACTCCTTTGGTGCGACGCGCCCGGCCATCCCATCTACAACCGGCCGACCCGCCGCCCGCTTTCCGCCAGCCATGAACGCATGGCACGGGCGGACGGGCTCTATGATGTCTGCCTGGTCATGGACTGGAACATCCGGCAGCGCCGCCGCAATGCCGGCTCGGCCATTTTTTTCCACCTCATCCGTCCCGGCTACCAGCCGACGGAAGGCTGCATCGCCGTCTCCCTCCCCACGATGCGCCGCATCCTGAAGGTGGCGCGGCGCGGGACGGTGGTGCAGGTGGTGGGGTAG
- a CDS encoding response regulator transcription factor produces the protein MSSRTILIVDDDEDLRRTLVEQLSMYEEFTILEEATASRGVQAARTQLISLLIMDVGLPDMDGREAVKLLRKGGFKPPIIMLTGHDTDSDTILGLEAGANDYVTKPFRFAVLLARIRAQLRQHEQSEDATFTVGPYMFKPGQKLLTLENGQKIRLTEKEAAIIRYLYRADQKVVTRDVLLEEVWGYNSGVTTHTLETHVYRLRQKIERDPSNAEILVTENGGYKIVP, from the coding sequence ATGTCATCCCGCACCATTCTCATCGTCGACGACGACGAAGACCTGCGCCGCACGCTGGTGGAGCAGCTGTCCATGTATGAGGAGTTCACCATCCTCGAAGAGGCGACGGCGAGCCGCGGCGTGCAGGCCGCACGCACCCAGCTGATCTCGCTCCTCATCATGGATGTCGGCCTGCCCGATATGGATGGGCGCGAGGCCGTGAAGCTTCTGCGCAAGGGCGGCTTCAAGCCGCCGATCATCATGCTGACCGGGCACGACACGGATTCCGACACGATTCTCGGCCTTGAAGCCGGCGCGAATGACTATGTCACCAAGCCTTTCCGCTTCGCCGTCCTGCTTGCCCGCATCCGCGCGCAACTGCGCCAGCACGAGCAGAGCGAAGACGCCACCTTCACCGTCGGTCCCTATATGTTCAAGCCGGGGCAGAAGCTGCTGACGCTCGAGAACGGCCAGAAAATCCGCCTTACGGAAAAGGAAGCGGCGATCATCCGTTATCTCTACCGCGCCGACCAGAAGGTGGTGACGCGTGACGTCCTGCTGGAGGAGGTCTGGGGCTATAATTCCGGCGTGACGACCCACACGCTCGAAACCCATGTCTACCGGCTGCGCCAGAAAATCGAACGCGACCCTTCCAATGCCGAGATTTTGGTGACAGAAAACGGGGGTTACAAGATCGTTCCCTAA
- a CDS encoding cyclic nucleotide-binding domain-containing protein — MALNDDIALLSAVPLFADLDADKLRLIAFGAEHKRLARGQQLFREGAPADCAYVVASGQVSLSRIASNGATERVATASPGVLLSELAMISFVERKFTAIADEDCDVLRIPRSLFHRMLEEYPDVARLVESRIRENLQAMIRDIQRMAPRFSD; from the coding sequence TTGGCGCTGAACGACGACATCGCCCTTCTCTCCGCCGTGCCGCTCTTCGCGGATCTCGACGCGGACAAGCTGCGCCTGATCGCCTTCGGCGCGGAGCACAAGCGGCTGGCGCGCGGCCAGCAGCTGTTTCGCGAGGGTGCACCGGCCGATTGCGCCTATGTGGTGGCCTCGGGCCAGGTCTCTTTGAGCCGTATCGCCAGCAACGGCGCCACCGAGCGGGTGGCTACGGCCAGCCCGGGTGTTCTGCTGTCTGAACTGGCGATGATCTCCTTCGTCGAGCGCAAGTTCACCGCAATCGCGGACGAAGACTGCGATGTGCTGCGCATTCCCCGCAGCCTGTTTCACCGCATGCTGGAGGAATATCCCGATGTCGCGCGCCTGGTGGAATCCCGCATTCGCGAGAACCTGCAGGCGATGATCCGCGACATCCAGCGCATGGCGCCGCGCTTTTCCGATTGA
- a CDS encoding exodeoxyribonuclease III, protein MALSIATWNINSVRLRLPLVESFLARFQPDLLCLQETKCPNELFPSAAFEAMGYPHMAFHGQKGYHGVATLSRLPLSELVDRRDYCGVGDARHLSVVFDHGAKRIRLHNFYVPAGGDEPDRTINRKFGHKLDFIEEMKLLHAESEAGISSILVGDLNIAPLEDDVWSHKQLLKIVSHTPVETEGLTAVMTGGAWVDLMRQHAPPPEKLYTWWSYRARDWQAADRGRRLDHIWSSADLAPHLKRVDILKEARGWERPSDHVPVIAHFDL, encoded by the coding sequence ATGGCATTGTCGATTGCGACCTGGAACATCAATTCCGTCCGGCTGCGCCTGCCGCTGGTCGAAAGCTTCCTCGCGCGCTTCCAGCCGGATCTTCTTTGCCTGCAGGAAACCAAGTGCCCGAACGAGCTGTTCCCCAGCGCCGCCTTCGAGGCCATGGGCTATCCGCACATGGCCTTCCATGGCCAGAAGGGTTATCACGGGGTCGCCACGCTCTCGCGCCTGCCCTTGAGCGAGCTCGTCGACCGGCGCGACTATTGCGGGGTCGGCGACGCCCGTCATCTCTCGGTCGTCTTCGACCATGGTGCAAAACGAATCCGGCTTCATAATTTCTATGTGCCGGCCGGCGGTGACGAGCCGGATCGGACGATCAACAGGAAATTCGGCCACAAGCTCGATTTCATCGAGGAGATGAAGCTGCTGCATGCCGAAAGCGAGGCCGGCATCTCCTCCATCCTCGTCGGCGATCTCAACATCGCGCCGCTGGAAGACGATGTCTGGTCGCACAAGCAGCTTCTGAAGATCGTCAGCCACACACCGGTGGAAACAGAAGGGCTGACAGCCGTCATGACCGGTGGCGCCTGGGTGGATCTCATGCGACAGCACGCGCCGCCGCCGGAGAAGCTCTATACCTGGTGGAGCTACCGCGCGCGCGACTGGCAGGCCGCCGATCGCGGCCGCCGGCTCGACCATATCTGGTCGTCCGCCGATCTCGCGCCGCATCTTAAGCGCGTCGATATTCTCAAGGAGGCGCGCGGCTGGGAACGGCCGTCCGACCATGTTCCGGTCATCGCGCATTTCGACCTGTAA